Proteins encoded by one window of Kribbella italica:
- the purB gene encoding adenylosuccinate lyase has product MPNSSKPRIPNVLAARYASLSMAELWSPEHKIVLERQLWLAVLSAQKDFGVDVPDGVLEDYRRVLDQVDLGSIAERERVTRHDVKARIEEFNALAGHEHIHKGMTSRDLTENVEQLQIRAGLELVRDRAVATAVQLGQKAAEHAALVMTGRSHNVAAQATTLGKRFASAADELLVAIARLEELIERYPLRGIKGPVGTSQDMLDLFGGQDKLLAGLESEVAQHLGFRRTLTSVGQVYPRSLDYEVVTALVQLASGPSSLATTIRLMAGHELVTEGFKEGQVGSSAMPHKMNTRSCERVNGLAVILRGYASMAGELAGNQWNEGDVFCSVVRRVALPDAFFALDGLFETFLTVLAEFGVYPAVVDRELERYLPFLTSTKILMAAVKNGVGRETAHEVIKEHAVATALDLRKGLAANDLFHRLGADGRLGLTEEQIVGIVGEPLTFTGAAVAQVDTVVAKIDQLAKRYPEAAAYAPGDIL; this is encoded by the coding sequence GTGCCGAACTCCAGCAAGCCCCGGATCCCGAACGTTCTCGCCGCGCGTTACGCCAGCCTGTCGATGGCCGAGCTGTGGTCGCCGGAGCACAAGATCGTGCTCGAGCGGCAGCTGTGGCTGGCCGTGCTGAGCGCGCAGAAGGACTTCGGCGTAGACGTCCCGGACGGGGTCCTGGAGGACTACCGCCGGGTGCTGGACCAGGTCGACCTGGGGTCGATCGCGGAGCGTGAGCGGGTCACCCGGCACGACGTGAAGGCCCGGATCGAGGAGTTCAACGCGCTCGCCGGGCACGAGCACATCCACAAGGGCATGACGTCGCGCGACCTCACCGAGAACGTCGAGCAGCTGCAGATCCGGGCCGGGCTGGAGCTGGTCCGGGACCGCGCGGTCGCGACGGCGGTGCAGCTCGGCCAGAAGGCGGCCGAGCACGCGGCGCTGGTGATGACCGGCCGGTCGCACAACGTCGCCGCGCAGGCGACGACGCTCGGCAAGCGGTTCGCCTCGGCGGCCGACGAGCTGCTGGTGGCGATCGCGCGGCTGGAGGAGCTGATCGAGCGGTACCCGCTGCGCGGGATCAAGGGCCCGGTCGGTACGTCGCAGGACATGCTGGACCTGTTCGGCGGGCAGGACAAGCTGCTGGCCGGGCTGGAGTCGGAGGTCGCCCAGCACCTGGGCTTCCGCCGTACGCTCACCAGCGTCGGTCAGGTCTACCCGCGCTCCCTCGACTACGAGGTGGTCACCGCGCTCGTGCAGCTGGCGTCCGGGCCGTCGAGCCTGGCGACCACGATCCGGCTGATGGCTGGGCACGAGCTGGTCACCGAGGGCTTCAAGGAGGGCCAGGTCGGCTCGTCCGCGATGCCGCACAAGATGAACACCCGGTCCTGCGAGCGGGTCAACGGGCTCGCGGTGATCCTGCGCGGGTACGCGTCGATGGCCGGCGAGCTGGCCGGCAACCAGTGGAACGAGGGTGACGTCTTCTGTTCCGTCGTACGGCGAGTGGCGCTGCCGGACGCGTTCTTCGCGCTGGACGGGCTGTTCGAGACGTTCCTGACCGTGCTGGCCGAGTTCGGTGTGTACCCGGCGGTCGTGGACCGGGAGCTGGAGCGGTACCTGCCGTTCCTGACCTCGACGAAGATCCTGATGGCCGCGGTGAAGAACGGTGTCGGCCGGGAGACCGCGCACGAGGTGATCAAGGAGCACGCCGTCGCCACCGCGCTCGACCTGCGCAAGGGCCTGGCCGCCAACGACCTGTTCCACCGCCTCGGCGCCGACGGCCGCCTCGGCCTGACCGAGGAGCAGATCGTCGGCATCGTCGGCGAGCCCCTCACCTTCACCGGCGCCGCCGTCGCCCAGGTCGACACGGTCGTCGCCAAGATCGACCAGCTGGCCAAGCGCTACCCCGAGGCCGCGGCCTACGCGCCGGGTGACATCCTCTAG
- a CDS encoding FAD-dependent monooxygenase: MRTAIVVGAGIGGASAAVGLERAGWRVTVLERAPALGEVGAGISVWPSAVKALAELGVTGVEKAAAVSAPAGMRRPDGRWVVKASALGVEVPVMIHRARLHELITSRFGAGVTVRAGVTVDGFEDGAVLAGGEELRADLVVAADGLRSVVRGALFPAYGGPRYSGYAAYRGIAEVELDDGGGETWGRGRRFGFARLLDGRYYWYATENRPAGVVDADVWTGFGDWHDPIPQLLKASETVLQNDIYDLRLPLVPFVHGNVVLLGDAAHAMTPNLGRGACTAIEDAAALPRHLDDLSGYDRERRAAATKLVRASRVIGRVGQLDSRLLCGVRDDVFTVGGKVAGVLGRKREMGESHG, encoded by the coding sequence ATGAGGACAGCGATCGTGGTGGGGGCGGGGATCGGGGGCGCGTCGGCGGCGGTCGGGCTCGAGCGCGCCGGGTGGCGGGTGACCGTGCTGGAGCGGGCGCCCGCGCTGGGTGAGGTCGGCGCGGGGATCTCGGTCTGGCCGTCGGCGGTGAAGGCGCTGGCCGAGCTCGGCGTCACGGGCGTGGAGAAGGCGGCCGCGGTGTCCGCGCCGGCGGGGATGCGGCGGCCGGACGGGCGCTGGGTGGTGAAGGCGTCCGCGCTGGGTGTCGAGGTGCCGGTGATGATCCACCGCGCGCGGTTGCACGAGCTGATCACGAGCCGGTTCGGGGCGGGGGTGACCGTGCGGGCGGGGGTGACGGTCGACGGCTTCGAGGACGGCGCGGTGCTGGCCGGCGGGGAGGAGTTGCGCGCGGATCTCGTCGTCGCGGCCGACGGGCTGCGGAGCGTCGTACGGGGTGCTTTGTTTCCGGCGTACGGCGGGCCGCGGTACTCCGGCTATGCGGCGTACCGGGGGATCGCCGAGGTCGAGTTGGACGACGGCGGCGGGGAGACGTGGGGTCGGGGGAGGCGGTTCGGGTTCGCCCGGCTGCTCGACGGACGGTACTACTGGTACGCGACGGAGAATCGTCCGGCCGGAGTCGTCGATGCGGATGTGTGGACGGGGTTCGGCGACTGGCACGACCCGATCCCGCAGCTCCTGAAGGCCTCGGAAACCGTGCTGCAGAACGACATCTACGACCTGAGGTTGCCGCTGGTGCCGTTCGTGCACGGCAACGTCGTGCTGCTGGGAGACGCCGCGCATGCGATGACGCCGAACCTGGGACGAGGCGCCTGCACGGCGATCGAGGACGCGGCCGCACTGCCGAGACACCTGGACGACTTGAGCGGGTACGACAGGGAGCGGCGGGCGGCAGCGACCAAGCTCGTCCGCGCCTCGCGGGTGATCGGCCGGGTCGGTCAGCTCGACAGCCGGCTGCTCTGCGGCGTACGGGACGACGTGTTCACCGTCGGCGGCAAGGTGGCCGGGGTGCTCGGGCGGAAACGGGAGATGGGAGAATCCCACGGGTGA
- a CDS encoding bifunctional glycosyltransferase family 2/GtrA family protein — MQNSGHPRVEIVVPVRNEEYDLGPNVRRLRDFLDTAFPFPAEVCIADNGSTDATFEIGTLLATELAGVRIVRIEQPGRGRALKQVWSGSSADVLAYMDVDLSTNLNALLPLVAPLVAGHSDVAIGTRLARGSRVVRRPKRELISRGYNLLLKATLGTRFSDAQCGFKAIRADVAAELLPLVEDTSWFFDTELLVLAERAGLRIHEVPVDWVDDLDSRVAIAQTVADDLRGIARLHRTVGRLPLEPVRRSFGRPAVADPRTALAARVLRFACVGVLSTIAYALLYLLLRNTMPAQAANLVALLVTAVGNTALNRRITFGVRGIENRGRHQLRGLVTFFIGWSLTASSLWLLHTAVAVPATAVEVTVLTVANLAATVVRFTLFQSWVFDDEAPALPTLEILEHSRSN, encoded by the coding sequence ATGCAGAACTCAGGTCATCCGCGGGTCGAGATCGTCGTACCCGTTCGCAACGAGGAGTACGACCTCGGCCCGAACGTCCGGCGGCTCCGGGACTTCCTGGACACCGCCTTTCCCTTTCCGGCCGAGGTCTGCATCGCCGACAACGGCAGCACCGACGCCACCTTCGAGATCGGCACGCTGCTCGCCACCGAGCTGGCCGGCGTACGGATCGTCCGGATCGAGCAGCCGGGCCGCGGGCGGGCGCTGAAGCAGGTCTGGTCGGGCAGCTCGGCCGACGTCCTGGCCTACATGGACGTCGACCTCTCCACGAATCTGAACGCGTTGCTCCCGCTGGTCGCGCCGCTCGTGGCCGGCCACAGCGACGTCGCGATCGGGACCCGGCTGGCACGCGGTTCCCGTGTCGTACGACGGCCGAAGCGCGAGCTGATCTCGCGCGGCTACAACCTGTTGCTCAAGGCAACGCTCGGGACGCGGTTCTCGGACGCGCAGTGCGGGTTCAAGGCGATCCGGGCCGACGTCGCGGCAGAACTGCTGCCGCTGGTCGAGGACACGAGCTGGTTCTTCGACACCGAGCTGCTCGTGCTGGCCGAGCGGGCCGGACTGCGGATCCACGAGGTGCCGGTGGACTGGGTCGACGACCTGGACTCCCGGGTCGCGATCGCGCAGACGGTGGCGGACGATCTGCGGGGGATCGCCCGGCTGCACCGGACGGTCGGGCGGTTGCCACTCGAGCCTGTACGGCGGAGCTTCGGGCGTCCGGCGGTCGCTGACCCTCGTACGGCGCTGGCCGCGCGCGTGCTGCGGTTCGCGTGCGTCGGGGTGCTCAGCACGATCGCGTACGCGCTGCTCTACCTGCTGCTGCGGAACACGATGCCGGCCCAGGCCGCGAACCTGGTCGCCCTGCTGGTGACGGCCGTCGGCAACACCGCGCTGAACCGCCGGATCACGTTCGGTGTCCGCGGCATCGAGAACCGGGGCCGGCACCAGTTGCGCGGCCTCGTCACCTTCTTCATCGGGTGGAGCCTGACCGCGTCGTCGCTGTGGCTGCTGCACACGGCGGTCGCCGTACCGGCCACTGCTGTCGAGGTCACCGTGCTGACGGTCGCCAACCTGGCGGCCACGGTCGTCCGCTTCACCCTCTTCCAGAGCTGGGTCTTCGACGACGAAGCGCCCGCCCTGCCCACCTTGGAAATCCTCGAGCACAGCCGGAGCAACTGA
- the purD gene encoding phosphoribosylamine--glycine ligase, translating into MKVLVVGSGGREHALVWALSQDPDVAQVVAAPGNPGIAALRPAYDGQTIVCRPVDISDHDAVVALATEFGTDLVVVGPEVPLVAGVADPLRAAGIAVFGPSKEAAQLEGSKAFAKDVMAAASVPTGRAYVCKTPEQAAEAIDAFGPPYVVKDDALAAGKGVVVTSDRAEALAHAAECGQVLIEEFLDGPEVSLFAITDGTTVLPMQPAQDFKRLGDNDEGPNTGGMGAYTPLPWAPDKLVEEITEKVLQPTVDEMRRRGTPFSGLLYAGLALTSRGVRVIEFNCRFGDPETQALLPLLKTPLGGVLHAAATGKLADAEPLAWKSGSAVAVVVAAKKYPAKPRSGDAIAGIDQAEAGNVRVFHAGTSQDGEELVTSGGRVLAVSATGKDLDEARQRAYAGVGQIRIKGSQHRTDIALKAARGEITV; encoded by the coding sequence GTGAAGGTTCTCGTTGTCGGCTCTGGTGGCCGTGAGCACGCACTGGTCTGGGCGTTGAGTCAGGATCCCGACGTCGCGCAGGTGGTGGCGGCCCCGGGGAACCCTGGGATCGCCGCGTTGCGCCCGGCGTACGACGGGCAAACGATCGTTTGCCGACCGGTGGACATCTCTGACCACGATGCGGTCGTCGCGCTGGCGACGGAGTTCGGCACCGATCTGGTCGTCGTCGGGCCCGAGGTCCCGCTGGTCGCGGGGGTCGCCGATCCGCTGCGCGCGGCCGGGATCGCGGTCTTCGGGCCGTCCAAGGAGGCGGCGCAGCTCGAGGGGTCGAAGGCGTTCGCGAAGGACGTGATGGCCGCCGCGAGCGTGCCGACCGGCCGGGCGTACGTCTGCAAGACGCCCGAGCAGGCCGCGGAGGCGATCGACGCGTTCGGTCCGCCGTACGTCGTGAAGGACGATGCGCTTGCCGCCGGCAAGGGTGTGGTGGTGACCTCGGACCGCGCGGAGGCGCTCGCGCACGCGGCCGAGTGCGGGCAGGTGCTGATCGAGGAGTTCCTCGACGGTCCGGAGGTGTCGCTGTTCGCGATCACCGACGGGACGACGGTGCTGCCGATGCAGCCGGCCCAGGACTTCAAGCGGCTCGGCGACAACGACGAAGGCCCGAACACGGGTGGCATGGGCGCGTACACACCGTTGCCCTGGGCCCCGGACAAGCTGGTCGAGGAGATCACCGAGAAGGTGCTCCAGCCGACGGTCGACGAGATGCGACGTCGTGGTACGCCGTTCAGCGGTCTCCTGTACGCCGGACTGGCGCTGACCAGCCGCGGCGTGCGTGTGATCGAATTCAACTGCCGCTTCGGTGACCCGGAGACGCAGGCGCTGCTGCCGCTGCTGAAGACGCCGCTCGGTGGTGTCCTGCACGCCGCCGCGACCGGCAAGCTGGCCGACGCCGAGCCGCTGGCATGGAAGAGCGGTTCCGCCGTCGCGGTCGTGGTCGCGGCGAAGAAGTACCCCGCCAAGCCGCGCAGCGGCGACGCGATCGCCGGGATCGACCAGGCCGAGGCCGGCAACGTCCGGGTCTTCCACGCGGGCACGAGCCAGGACGGCGAGGAGCTCGTCACTTCCGGTGGACGGGTTCTCGCGGTCAGCGCGACGGGCAAGGACCTCGACGAGGCGCGGCAGCGCGCGTACGCCGGAGTCGGCCAGATCCGGATCAAGGGCTCGCAGCACCGCACGGACATCGCACTCAAGGCGGCCCGGGGCGAGATCACCGTCTGA
- a CDS encoding ArnT family glycosyltransferase, whose amino-acid sequence MSTLTEPTTSSPPTRAARPRVLAASSAITRDKALYGGLLVLTAIAYLWGLSKNGYANEYYAAAVQAGSTSWKAWFFGAFDSSSFITVDKTPASLWVMGLSGRIFGFGVWSMLIPQALMGVAGVGFVYVSVRRWFSANAGLLAGGILALTPVAVLMFRFNNPDALLVLLLVAGAWAVTRAIDSERFAGRWMALAGLLVGFGFLTKMLQAFLVLPAFGLAYLIAGRPALGKRIVHSLVALGAMIVGAGWWIAVVELLPASSRPYVGGSQTNSILELTLGYNGLGRLTGDEAGSVGGGTGNPGWGGATGLQRLFGGEFAGQIAWLLPAALIATVVLVVAAGRSARTDRTRAFAILWGGWLVVTGLVFSYMQGIIHSYYMVALAPAIAALIGAAALVLWRRRAEWLPRAVIAGGVLLTAGWSFSLLSSTSDYLPWLRWTELVVGVAAAGAVMVLPELGLRRTTARRAGVFAGLLLVLTALAGPTAYSVSTISEAHAGALPSAGPASAGGFGGRGGGMGGPPGGQAGTATGGPATGGPAMGGTRGGAGGFLGGGGTSGVSSELVTFLQQGANGYTWAAAAVTANGAAPLQIAAEVPVMAIGGFNGTDPSPSLAEFQQLVAQGKVHYFVGSGGGGFGGGRGGTTNEISTWVQENFQAQTIGSTTIYDLTSNGA is encoded by the coding sequence ATGAGCACCCTGACCGAACCGACCACCTCCTCACCGCCGACGCGCGCCGCGAGACCGCGCGTGCTCGCGGCGTCCTCCGCGATCACCCGCGACAAGGCCCTGTACGGCGGCCTCCTGGTGCTGACCGCGATCGCCTACCTGTGGGGCCTGTCGAAGAACGGCTACGCCAACGAGTACTACGCGGCCGCGGTCCAGGCCGGGTCGACGAGCTGGAAGGCCTGGTTCTTCGGGGCGTTCGACTCCTCCAGCTTCATCACCGTGGACAAGACGCCGGCGTCGTTGTGGGTGATGGGACTGTCGGGCCGGATCTTCGGGTTCGGCGTCTGGAGCATGCTGATCCCGCAGGCGCTGATGGGCGTGGCCGGCGTCGGGTTCGTCTACGTGTCCGTACGCCGGTGGTTCTCGGCCAATGCAGGCCTGCTGGCGGGCGGGATCCTGGCGCTGACGCCGGTCGCCGTCCTGATGTTCCGGTTCAACAACCCGGACGCGTTGCTGGTGCTGCTGCTCGTCGCCGGTGCGTGGGCGGTGACGCGGGCGATCGACTCGGAGCGGTTCGCGGGGCGCTGGATGGCGCTGGCCGGGCTGCTGGTCGGGTTCGGGTTCCTGACCAAGATGCTGCAGGCGTTCCTGGTGCTGCCGGCGTTCGGGCTGGCGTACCTGATCGCCGGCCGGCCCGCGCTCGGGAAGCGGATCGTCCACAGCCTGGTCGCGCTCGGCGCGATGATCGTCGGCGCCGGGTGGTGGATCGCGGTCGTCGAACTGCTGCCGGCCTCGTCGCGGCCGTACGTCGGCGGGTCGCAGACGAACAGCATTCTCGAACTGACCTTGGGCTACAACGGACTCGGCCGGTTGACCGGCGACGAGGCCGGGTCCGTCGGCGGCGGGACCGGGAACCCCGGCTGGGGTGGGGCGACAGGGCTGCAGCGGTTGTTCGGTGGGGAGTTCGCCGGGCAGATCGCTTGGTTGTTGCCTGCGGCATTGATCGCGACGGTGGTGCTGGTGGTCGCGGCCGGGCGTTCGGCGCGGACCGACCGGACCCGGGCGTTCGCGATCCTGTGGGGCGGGTGGCTCGTCGTCACCGGGCTGGTCTTCAGCTACATGCAGGGGATCATCCACAGCTACTACATGGTGGCGCTGGCGCCGGCGATCGCGGCCTTGATCGGTGCGGCAGCGCTGGTGCTGTGGCGGCGCCGGGCCGAATGGTTGCCGCGGGCCGTCATTGCGGGTGGCGTGTTGCTGACCGCTGGCTGGAGCTTCTCGCTGTTGTCGTCGACGTCGGACTACCTGCCGTGGTTGCGCTGGACGGAGCTGGTGGTCGGCGTCGCGGCCGCGGGGGCGGTGATGGTGCTGCCGGAGCTGGGGCTGCGGCGTACGACGGCTCGGCGAGCCGGTGTGTTCGCGGGGCTGCTGCTGGTGCTGACGGCGCTGGCTGGGCCTACGGCGTACTCGGTCTCGACGATCAGCGAGGCGCATGCGGGAGCGCTGCCGTCGGCTGGACCGGCGAGTGCGGGCGGCTTCGGTGGACGCGGCGGCGGGATGGGCGGTCCGCCCGGCGGACAAGCCGGTACGGCGACGGGCGGTCCGGCGACGGGCGGTCCGGCGATGGGTGGCACCCGCGGAGGTGCCGGCGGGTTCCTGGGCGGTGGCGGGACCAGTGGAGTCTCCAGCGAGCTGGTCACCTTCCTGCAGCAGGGTGCGAACGGCTACACCTGGGCAGCGGCAGCAGTCACCGCCAACGGTGCCGCTCCTCTCCAGATCGCCGCGGAGGTTCCGGTGATGGCGATCGGCGGGTTCAACGGGACCGATCCGTCGCCGTCGCTGGCCGAGTTCCAGCAACTTGTTGCCCAGGGCAAGGTCCACTACTTCGTCGGATCCGGCGGTGGAGGCTTCGGTGGCGGCCGGGGCGGGACCACGAACGAGATCTCCACCTGGGTGCAGGAGAACTTCCAGGCCCAGACCATCGGCAGTACGACCATCTACGACCTGACGAGCAACGGAGCATGA
- a CDS encoding phosphoribosylaminoimidazolesuccinocarboxamide synthase, with amino-acid sequence MTTLPQAVEIPGAKHLHSGKVRDLYELGSGHLLMVASDRMSAFDWILETPIPDKGKVLTAMSLWWFEQLDVPNHIVSTDVPAEVAGRAVVCEKLEMFPVECVARGYLSGSGLLDYAATGEVCGIPLRAGLVEGSRLDAPIFTPATKAELGEHDENVSYDAVVATVGAETAGRLRDLTLDIYARAHAMAEQHGIILADTKFEFGARADGTIVLADEVLTPDSSRFWPASEWAPGRPQPSYDKQIVRDWLQFESGWDRASGEAPPPLSDEVVERTRSAYIEAYESLTGRTFTA; translated from the coding sequence GTGACCACTCTTCCGCAGGCTGTTGAGATCCCTGGCGCCAAGCATCTGCACTCGGGCAAGGTCCGGGATCTGTACGAGCTCGGGTCCGGCCACCTGCTGATGGTCGCGAGCGACCGGATGAGCGCGTTCGACTGGATTCTCGAGACGCCGATCCCGGACAAGGGCAAGGTGCTCACCGCGATGAGCCTGTGGTGGTTCGAGCAGCTCGACGTGCCGAACCACATCGTCTCGACCGACGTCCCGGCCGAGGTCGCCGGCCGCGCGGTGGTCTGCGAGAAGCTCGAGATGTTCCCGGTCGAGTGCGTCGCCCGTGGGTACCTGAGCGGCTCCGGCCTGCTCGACTACGCCGCGACCGGCGAGGTCTGCGGCATCCCGCTGCGGGCCGGCCTGGTCGAGGGGTCGCGCCTGGACGCGCCGATCTTCACGCCGGCGACCAAGGCCGAGCTCGGCGAGCACGACGAGAACGTGTCGTACGACGCGGTGGTGGCGACCGTCGGCGCCGAGACCGCCGGCCGGCTGCGCGACCTGACGCTGGACATCTACGCGCGGGCGCACGCGATGGCCGAGCAGCACGGCATCATCCTGGCCGACACCAAGTTCGAGTTCGGGGCCCGCGCCGACGGCACGATCGTGCTCGCCGACGAGGTGCTGACGCCCGACTCGAGCCGCTTCTGGCCGGCCTCCGAATGGGCGCCGGGCCGGCCGCAGCCGTCGTACGACAAACAGATCGTCCGCGACTGGCTGCAGTTCGAGTCCGGCTGGGACCGCGCGTCGGGCGAGGCGCCGCCGCCGCTGTCCGACGAGGTCGTCGAGCGCACGCGTTCGGCGTACATCGAGGCCTACGAGAGCCTCACCGGCCGTACGTTCACCGCCTGA
- a CDS encoding alpha/beta hydrolase fold domain-containing protein — protein MRTPTTSAAVAAQLIRADRQRLLNLVVGLPEERLRAPYGVADGPLGHFCDSLHDLVAHIAMWDEITLAVLREDAAGRRHWSLEAAWETAEAGSALNIGGVEAGRHVSSALLVERLATVVDALVAEITAYDEAAWQGQAAAEDFDGSVGALAEYAASPPGGLPYGHVAKHLGAIEEVVDPRFGPETDALLARFAAAPQDDETDQYKALLRDREELPDPELAGVTHPAARVTDLQLELPGRTLQARLYRPETDEPRPVLLWLHGGEFIGGDLRDIEYAASGIAVRGDVVVVSLSYRLAPENPYPAGLEDVVDTLTWLRENVDERTLVGGQSAGAALAAGACLRAAALGLPMPERQVLCYPSLDFDQDTESARLFDGVFLSTKPGWADEVYFPPGELPATAVPLRADDLSRQPPALILAAGRDPLRDDARGYATRLAQAGVPVRLVEYADTMHAFLNFPAALSAGRRAVELIGDDLRAAVR, from the coding sequence ATGCGTACACCAACCACCTCGGCGGCTGTGGCCGCTCAGCTGATTCGCGCCGATCGGCAACGCCTGCTGAATCTTGTCGTCGGTTTGCCGGAAGAGCGCCTCCGGGCGCCGTACGGCGTGGCCGATGGGCCGCTCGGGCACTTCTGCGACTCCCTGCACGATCTGGTCGCGCACATCGCGATGTGGGACGAGATCACGCTCGCTGTCCTGCGGGAGGACGCGGCCGGGCGCCGGCACTGGAGTCTGGAGGCCGCGTGGGAGACGGCCGAGGCCGGGAGCGCGCTGAACATTGGCGGCGTCGAGGCTGGGCGTCACGTCTCGTCGGCCCTGCTGGTGGAGCGGCTGGCGACTGTGGTCGACGCGTTGGTTGCTGAGATCACCGCGTACGACGAAGCCGCGTGGCAGGGCCAGGCCGCGGCAGAGGACTTCGACGGCAGCGTCGGGGCGCTGGCCGAGTACGCAGCGTCGCCGCCTGGCGGGCTGCCGTACGGACATGTCGCCAAGCACCTCGGAGCCATCGAGGAGGTCGTGGATCCGCGGTTCGGGCCGGAGACCGATGCTCTGCTGGCGCGGTTCGCTGCCGCGCCGCAGGACGACGAGACCGACCAGTACAAGGCCCTGCTTCGGGATCGGGAGGAGCTCCCCGACCCCGAGCTCGCCGGAGTCACCCACCCGGCGGCCCGGGTGACCGACCTCCAGCTGGAGCTGCCCGGGCGGACCCTGCAGGCGCGCCTCTACCGCCCGGAGACCGACGAGCCGCGGCCGGTCCTGCTGTGGTTGCACGGCGGCGAGTTCATCGGTGGGGACCTGCGCGACATCGAGTACGCCGCCTCCGGGATCGCCGTACGCGGGGACGTCGTCGTGGTGTCGCTCAGCTACCGACTGGCGCCCGAAAACCCTTACCCAGCAGGGCTCGAGGACGTCGTCGACACACTGACCTGGTTGCGTGAGAACGTAGACGAGCGGACTCTCGTCGGCGGTCAGAGCGCGGGCGCGGCACTCGCGGCCGGTGCCTGCCTGAGAGCGGCAGCACTCGGCCTGCCGATGCCTGAGCGTCAGGTGCTCTGCTACCCGAGCCTCGACTTCGACCAGGACACCGAGTCGGCAAGGCTGTTCGACGGGGTGTTCTTGAGCACCAAGCCGGGCTGGGCCGACGAGGTGTATTTCCCACCAGGTGAGCTGCCCGCGACCGCCGTCCCGCTGCGCGCCGACGATCTGAGCCGGCAACCGCCGGCGCTGATCCTCGCCGCCGGGCGTGATCCGCTGCGCGACGACGCCCGCGGGTACGCGACCCGGCTGGCCCAGGCCGGCGTACCGGTGAGACTCGTCGAGTACGCCGACACGATGCACGCGTTCCTGAACTTCCCGGCCGCGCTGTCGGCCGGGCGGCGGGCGGTCGAGCTGATCGGCGACGACCTCCGGGCCGCGGTGCGCTGA
- a CDS encoding TetR family transcriptional regulator: MPKNPPRGDDRRAAIADAAIHLVATRGLRGLTHRAVDTEAGLPPGSTSYYLRTRDALLTACVTRMLERDLAVQPPIDLPSSPTELMSAMVLQLTDHRSEDQLARYELSLEAGRRPELLDAITQGGRVLREHLAGILGNLGIREPEQAAWPFAAMLDGLIWDRVAGAGRTLADDAFEAAVRRAVAALLAGFRTA, translated from the coding sequence GTGCCGAAGAACCCTCCCCGCGGCGACGACCGCCGCGCCGCGATCGCCGACGCCGCCATCCACCTGGTCGCCACCCGCGGCCTCCGCGGCCTCACCCACCGAGCCGTCGACACCGAGGCGGGCCTCCCACCCGGCTCCACGTCGTACTACCTCCGCACCCGGGACGCCCTGCTCACGGCCTGTGTCACCCGCATGCTCGAACGCGACCTCGCCGTCCAGCCCCCCATAGATCTTCCAAGTAGTCCCACCGAACTGATGAGTGCGATGGTTCTGCAGCTCACCGACCACCGCTCCGAGGACCAGCTCGCGCGCTACGAACTGTCCCTCGAAGCCGGCCGCCGGCCCGAGCTCCTCGACGCGATCACCCAAGGCGGCCGCGTCCTGCGCGAGCACCTCGCCGGGATCCTCGGCAACCTCGGCATTCGCGAGCCCGAGCAGGCGGCCTGGCCGTTCGCGGCGATGCTCGACGGGCTGATCTGGGACCGCGTCGCCGGCGCCGGCCGAACACTGGCCGACGACGCGTTCGAGGCCGCCGTACGCCGTGCGGTCGCGGCCCTGCTGGCCGGGTTCCGCACCGCCTGA